From the Leptospira sp. WS60.C2 genome, one window contains:
- a CDS encoding Fur family transcriptional regulator produces the protein MLAFEEYLKEKGLKITNQRLLVAQKIFSSHNHFTAEGLLDELKDNKDRISKATIYRILAIMVEAGLLEEHDFGKDYKYYEHIIGHEHHDHIICMQCGRIVEFIDERIEELQNKAASENGFTITGHSLNIFGNCLNFATCEHKNKK, from the coding sequence ATGCTGGCTTTTGAAGAGTATCTAAAAGAAAAAGGTTTGAAGATCACAAACCAGCGTTTGTTAGTCGCACAGAAAATTTTTTCTTCGCATAATCATTTTACAGCTGAAGGTTTGCTCGACGAACTTAAGGACAATAAAGATCGAATTTCCAAAGCAACCATTTACCGAATTCTTGCGATCATGGTAGAAGCAGGACTTCTTGAAGAACATGACTTTGGTAAGGATTATAAATACTACGAACACATCATTGGTCATGAACACCATGATCACATCATCTGCATGCAATGCGGTAGAATTGTGGAATTCATCGATGAACGAATCGAAGAGTTACAAAACAAAGCCGCATCAGAAAATGGTTTTACAATCACAGGTCATAGTTTGAATATTTTTGGCAATTGTTTGAACTTTGCAACTTGCGAACATAAAAACAAAAAATAG
- a CDS encoding STAS domain-containing protein, whose protein sequence is MEITRREKDKIVVLDINGEIDLYNAPEIKDVIAKLIEEQKYCIVINLEKVSYIDSSGIGALISSLSNLKKYQGGLKIINVAGSVRKVFELTKLTSFFEIFDSEDEAVSAFK, encoded by the coding sequence ATGGAAATCACCAGAAGGGAAAAAGATAAAATCGTAGTACTCGATATTAACGGGGAAATCGACCTTTATAACGCGCCTGAGATCAAGGATGTAATTGCCAAATTGATCGAAGAACAAAAGTATTGCATCGTCATCAATCTCGAGAAGGTATCTTACATCGACTCTTCCGGAATTGGAGCTTTAATTTCAAGTTTGTCCAACCTGAAAAAGTACCAAGGTGGATTAAAAATCATCAACGTAGCTGGTTCTGTTCGTAAAGTATTCGAACTCACTAAGTTGACTTCATTTTTTGAAATTTTCGATAGCGAAGACGAAGCCGTTTCTGCTTTCAAATAA
- a CDS encoding extracellular solute-binding protein: MFFQNCSEEDNKESLNRVVDVAWEGDPNSIPKALQAKNPVADPKAKKGGRIRIYSHQFPKSLNYYLDQFTTTARIFTSLYEPLTAYHPLTLETIPHLAREWKISPDKKKFTFYLDPNARWSDGKPVTSDDVIFTYDTIMNPKHGTAVFRISLSRFLKPVKVDDRTVVFEAKEVHWNNFNDIASSIFILPKHHFEGKDFNKENMEFPVVSGPYKITEVKKNRYIKLERRGDWWQRAYPFNEGRNNFDQIVYKVYNEEAVALQAFKKGDIDIYPVYSAFVWVEEAKGEAFDLNWIAKQRIFNLKPIGFQGWAMNSRRSIFSDKRVREAMNLLVDRKLMIDKLAYGEYDPTNSYYPDFYLGGEKNPNVPTEFNMEKARKLLAEAGWKPNAEGILEKDGKPFQFSILDRDKKTEKYFTVFLEKAKEVGIRASIDTLDLAAWSERVDKYDFDMTWAAWGSGIFKDPESQWLSKYADEEGQPNLPGLKIPEVDKLIEQQKTEFSVSKRNEILKQIDRIVYKEYPYVLLWHLPSTRLLYWQKYGMPSLPLGKYGDESFSSDYWWYDEEKDKKLSESLSKKEKFSDYESIVRWK, translated from the coding sequence ATGTTTTTCCAAAATTGTTCAGAAGAGGACAATAAAGAATCACTGAATCGAGTCGTGGATGTAGCCTGGGAAGGGGATCCGAATTCCATTCCTAAAGCGTTGCAGGCGAAAAATCCGGTCGCAGATCCAAAGGCTAAAAAAGGTGGAAGGATTCGCATCTATTCTCACCAATTCCCTAAGTCACTCAACTACTACCTTGATCAGTTTACGACTACAGCAAGAATTTTTACTAGTTTGTATGAACCTCTCACTGCCTACCATCCTCTCACTTTAGAGACCATTCCTCATTTAGCAAGAGAGTGGAAAATTTCTCCCGATAAGAAGAAGTTTACTTTTTATTTAGATCCGAATGCAAGATGGTCAGATGGAAAACCAGTCACAAGTGACGATGTGATCTTCACATATGATACAATCATGAATCCAAAACATGGAACTGCTGTGTTTCGAATTTCTCTTTCTCGATTTTTAAAACCGGTGAAGGTAGATGACCGAACAGTTGTGTTTGAAGCAAAAGAAGTTCATTGGAATAATTTTAATGATATCGCATCTTCCATTTTTATTTTACCAAAACATCATTTCGAAGGGAAAGATTTTAACAAAGAAAATATGGAATTCCCTGTGGTTTCTGGTCCTTACAAAATCACAGAAGTTAAGAAGAATCGTTATATCAAATTGGAAAGAAGAGGAGACTGGTGGCAACGCGCGTATCCTTTTAACGAAGGCAGGAACAATTTTGACCAAATCGTGTATAAGGTATACAACGAAGAAGCCGTTGCTTTACAAGCATTCAAAAAAGGAGATATTGATATCTATCCAGTTTACTCCGCATTTGTTTGGGTAGAAGAAGCGAAAGGAGAGGCGTTTGATCTAAATTGGATCGCCAAACAACGTATCTTCAATTTGAAACCGATTGGATTTCAGGGTTGGGCGATGAATTCGAGAAGATCGATTTTCTCAGACAAACGTGTGAGAGAAGCGATGAACCTTCTCGTGGATCGAAAACTCATGATCGATAAACTCGCTTATGGTGAATATGATCCAACGAATAGTTATTATCCTGATTTTTATTTGGGTGGTGAAAAAAATCCAAATGTTCCAACAGAATTTAACATGGAAAAGGCGAGAAAATTACTAGCGGAAGCTGGTTGGAAACCAAATGCAGAAGGAATCTTAGAAAAGGATGGAAAACCATTTCAGTTTTCAATCCTTGATCGGGATAAAAAGACAGAGAAATATTTTACCGTCTTTTTGGAGAAGGCAAAAGAGGTTGGAATACGTGCTTCCATCGACACATTAGATTTGGCTGCTTGGAGTGAACGAGTGGACAAGTATGATTTTGATATGACTTGGGCTGCCTGGGGTTCTGGAATTTTCAAAGACCCAGAATCACAATGGTTATCAAAATATGCGGATGAAGAAGGCCAACCAAACCTTCCTGGATTAAAAATTCCTGAAGTGGATAAACTCATCGAACAACAGAAAACGGAATTTTCTGTCTCCAAACGAAATGAAATTCTAAAACAAATCGATCGAATTGTATATAAAGAATATCCTTATGTGTTACTCTGGCATTTGCCAAGCACACGTCTTTTGTATTGGCAAAAATATGGAATGCCGAGTTTGCCACTAGGTAAATATGGCGATGAAAGTTTTTCGTCCGACTACTGGTGGTATGATGAAGAAAAGGATAAAAAACTATCTGAGAGTCTTTCTAAAAAAGAAAAATTTTCTGATTACGAATCGATTGTTCGCTGGAAGTAA
- a CDS encoding bifunctional (p)ppGpp synthetase/guanosine-3',5'-bis(diphosphate) 3'-pyrophosphohydrolase — protein MGLYQDIKDKQELFDAVRKRLGPEKAQLVEKAYHIADKMHEGQKRLSGEPYIIHPMNVASVLDDLGLDERAIAAGLLHDVVEDTSYTKEDMAREFGEDIAALVEGVTKISEIKSQSKETEAAENIRKMLLATIKDVRVMLIKLADKTHNVRTLKFQPEEKQKRIAKEVLSLYAPIAGRLGVYKVKFELEDLAFQSLHPEEYQEIKKRVSAKKSERDEYIEKIKIILKQRLAEINIDARIDGRAKHFYSIYRKMVTKEKSFSEIFDLRAVRIITNEIKDCYGVLGIVHTLWTPIPGRFKDYIATPKTNLYQSLHTTVFGPDGRPMEVQIRTKEMNAIAENGVAAHWAYKESTNLSKSSVILQNGVENAFRMKWLEILKSWQDPSLDSKEFMEELQYDLHEDEVFVFTPKGEIIEMPKGATVLDYAFRIHTDVGLHARGGKVNGRMVTLRTELKSGDQVEIITEKNSKPSPIWLRIVKTSGARQKLRAYFRKLQEDSQKETIGSVLEASNPVFDENTIKEIKKVKIKKPTKPNPNQEESKEFGISVAGWNDVPVRVASCCTPIPGDEIIGFITRGRGVSVHKKDCSTATKQLEWMKTIPVRWEGPGEPIPIQIEVRAKDVQGIYLSMVESISSTETNILEAGASSHPNGTLTAKFMLEVDHLDQLKEILENLRMIQGVVFAERVKK, from the coding sequence ATGGGACTCTATCAGGACATAAAAGACAAACAGGAGTTATTTGATGCAGTTCGGAAACGGCTTGGTCCTGAAAAAGCACAGTTGGTGGAGAAAGCATATCATATAGCTGATAAAATGCACGAAGGCCAAAAAAGACTTTCTGGCGAACCTTATATTATCCATCCCATGAATGTAGCCTCCGTATTGGATGATTTGGGTTTAGATGAAAGGGCGATTGCTGCCGGTTTACTTCATGATGTTGTTGAGGACACTAGTTATACCAAAGAAGATATGGCAAGGGAGTTTGGGGAAGACATAGCTGCTCTTGTGGAAGGTGTCACAAAAATTTCTGAAATCAAATCCCAATCCAAAGAGACAGAAGCCGCAGAAAACATTCGTAAAATGTTACTTGCTACCATAAAAGATGTGCGAGTGATGCTCATCAAACTTGCGGATAAAACGCATAACGTGCGGACATTAAAATTCCAACCAGAAGAAAAACAAAAACGAATCGCCAAAGAAGTTCTTTCACTATATGCACCTATTGCTGGTAGACTTGGGGTCTATAAAGTCAAATTTGAATTAGAAGACCTTGCATTTCAGTCCTTACATCCAGAGGAATATCAGGAAATTAAAAAACGAGTTTCGGCAAAAAAATCGGAACGAGACGAATATATTGAAAAGATAAAGATTATCCTGAAACAAAGGTTAGCTGAGATTAATATCGATGCAAGAATTGATGGAAGGGCCAAACATTTTTATTCCATCTATCGTAAGATGGTTACGAAGGAAAAATCATTTTCCGAAATATTTGATCTAAGAGCTGTACGTATCATCACAAATGAAATTAAGGATTGTTATGGTGTACTTGGAATCGTACATACCTTGTGGACTCCGATTCCAGGAAGGTTTAAAGACTATATAGCTACACCCAAAACAAATTTATACCAGTCTTTGCATACAACGGTTTTTGGTCCCGACGGGCGGCCGATGGAAGTACAAATTCGTACGAAAGAAATGAATGCCATTGCTGAGAATGGAGTGGCTGCACATTGGGCTTACAAAGAATCCACCAATCTCTCGAAGTCTTCTGTGATTTTACAGAACGGTGTGGAAAATGCCTTTCGAATGAAATGGTTGGAGATTCTCAAATCTTGGCAGGATCCAAGTTTAGACTCAAAAGAGTTTATGGAAGAACTCCAATACGACCTACATGAGGATGAGGTCTTTGTTTTTACTCCCAAAGGGGAAATCATTGAGATGCCCAAAGGAGCAACTGTTCTAGATTATGCATTCCGAATTCATACAGATGTGGGTCTTCATGCCCGTGGTGGAAAAGTAAATGGTCGTATGGTCACGTTACGCACAGAACTAAAGTCTGGTGACCAAGTAGAAATCATAACGGAAAAAAATTCCAAACCGTCTCCCATTTGGCTTCGCATTGTAAAAACTTCTGGGGCCCGACAAAAATTACGTGCTTACTTTCGTAAACTTCAAGAAGACTCTCAAAAAGAAACCATTGGTTCTGTGTTAGAGGCTTCCAATCCAGTCTTTGATGAAAATACGATCAAAGAAATCAAAAAAGTAAAAATCAAAAAACCTACCAAACCAAATCCGAACCAAGAAGAGTCCAAGGAATTTGGGATTTCTGTTGCTGGCTGGAATGATGTTCCTGTGCGAGTGGCATCTTGTTGTACACCGATCCCTGGTGACGAGATCATAGGATTTATCACGAGAGGCAGGGGAGTGAGTGTTCATAAAAAAGACTGCTCTACTGCCACAAAACAATTGGAATGGATGAAAACAATTCCAGTTCGTTGGGAAGGACCAGGCGAACCAATTCCAATCCAAATTGAAGTGCGTGCAAAAGACGTACAAGGGATTTATTTATCGATGGTTGAATCCATTTCGAGCACGGAGACAAATATTTTAGAGGCAGGTGCCTCATCTCACCCAAATGGAACACTTACCGCAAAATTTATGTTAGAAGTTGATCATTTGGACCAACTCAAAGAAATTTTAGAAAACTTACGAATGATTCAAGGTGTTGTTTTTGCGGAACGAGTTAAAAAGTAA
- a CDS encoding lipoprotein LipL71 has translation MLKKKKTSVFLSALVLFSAGFVNCAQELPLKELALAKSQVERAERLSAEEYAPEEFNEAKKNLVSANEFAAEEKASESKKSADYAISKAYDALEKTLPKLAAKSREEAVTAIDAADEAYASEYTPEEYKKAVAARDAGETKLAQADASLASYLREDKDETAKELKRTVALQEYEEAHNQFQEASKISSEARKVALEKSGGALVKSADEVDSLLDKAASYSKAGNPAIDEEKARIASAREDIQAGRLKSADEKIKTARLASASLLQESIKDHAKNRNAQAREVVEDANLRFGELNAETYLKSNAKESYASTQENLGASNESLQASGNLLEQDKFEDSIAQSEEAIRLAEISIDQIETLKGKNNVAKTDRNTKTDVETTDGKDSEKASSSQVEELSGGWKRYTVEKSNPADCLWRIADREDIYNDAKLWPRIFEANRKSIRNKNLIYPKQKLNIPPKTGKIGKAPTQ, from the coding sequence ATGTTAAAAAAGAAAAAGACATCTGTCTTTCTCTCCGCTTTGGTATTGTTCTCTGCAGGATTTGTAAACTGCGCACAAGAACTACCGCTGAAAGAACTAGCCCTCGCAAAGTCGCAAGTGGAGCGAGCAGAAAGACTTTCTGCAGAAGAATATGCACCTGAAGAATTCAATGAAGCTAAAAAGAATTTAGTTTCCGCAAATGAGTTTGCAGCAGAAGAAAAGGCATCTGAATCTAAAAAAAGTGCAGATTATGCGATTTCCAAAGCATATGATGCTTTAGAAAAAACCTTGCCAAAGTTAGCTGCAAAATCACGTGAAGAAGCTGTGACTGCTATTGATGCTGCTGACGAAGCGTATGCATCTGAATATACACCGGAAGAATACAAAAAAGCTGTTGCTGCAAGAGATGCTGGTGAAACAAAATTAGCACAAGCAGATGCAAGCCTTGCTTCTTATCTTCGTGAAGATAAAGACGAAACAGCAAAAGAACTCAAAAGAACTGTTGCTCTACAAGAATATGAAGAGGCACACAACCAGTTTCAAGAGGCATCTAAAATTAGTTCGGAAGCAAGAAAAGTTGCCTTAGAAAAATCTGGTGGAGCACTTGTGAAATCTGCCGATGAAGTGGACTCACTTCTCGATAAAGCAGCATCTTATTCCAAAGCAGGAAACCCTGCCATTGATGAAGAAAAAGCAAGAATTGCATCGGCAAGAGAAGACATCCAAGCAGGAAGACTCAAATCTGCTGATGAAAAAATTAAAACAGCACGCCTTGCTTCTGCATCTCTTTTACAAGAATCGATCAAGGACCACGCTAAAAATCGGAATGCACAGGCACGTGAAGTGGTAGAAGATGCAAATCTTCGATTTGGTGAATTGAATGCAGAAACGTATCTTAAATCCAACGCGAAAGAATCTTATGCAAGCACCCAAGAAAACTTAGGAGCTTCCAATGAATCTTTACAAGCATCTGGAAATCTTTTAGAGCAAGATAAGTTTGAGGACTCAATTGCTCAATCCGAAGAAGCAATTCGATTGGCGGAAATCTCCATTGACCAAATCGAAACCTTAAAAGGGAAAAACAATGTAGCAAAAACGGATCGTAATACAAAAACAGATGTTGAAACTACAGACGGAAAAGATTCTGAAAAGGCGTCTTCTTCTCAAGTGGAAGAGTTGTCTGGTGGTTGGAAACGTTATACGGTAGAAAAATCTAATCCAGCAGATTGCCTCTGGAGAATTGCAGATCGCGAAGACATTTATAACGATGCAAAACTTTGGCCACGTATTTTTGAAGCGAACCGCAAATCCATTCGCAACAAAAATCTAATCTACCCAAAACAAAAACTGAACATCCCACCCAAAACGGGAAAAATCGGAAAAGCTCCTACTCAATAA
- the tgt gene encoding tRNA guanosine(34) transglycosylase Tgt — translation MSSIFKEGIYDANSYARTGTLHLNGIEIQTPIFMPVGTRGSIKSLTSEDIDELGYNLILANTYHLYLKPGKEVFDHFGGLKKFMSYQKALLTDSGGFQVFSLASLFKFEDDGVRFQSHIDGSYHKFTPASVIDMQRSIGSDIMMVLDDCAPYGSDTKRLELALDRTHRWAKESYEYWMENPNGQNVFPIVQGGVNEALRLRSLETLQNIDFPGIAIGGLSVGEPRPEYIRILECMAPHLDKRRPRYLMGVGTVVDILEGVKNGIDMFDCVLPTRNARNGQVFTSHGKINLRNESHRLSDSPIDPECGCKVCQTYSLGYIRHLHKVKELTAFSLSTYHNLYFMQSFMEKMRKAIEIGNFRPFYDHWKNLFGS, via the coding sequence GTGTCTTCCATTTTCAAAGAAGGGATCTATGATGCCAATTCCTATGCAAGAACTGGAACCTTGCATCTAAATGGCATCGAGATTCAAACTCCCATTTTTATGCCAGTGGGCACTCGAGGGAGCATCAAGTCACTTACCTCGGAAGACATCGATGAACTCGGTTACAATTTAATTTTAGCCAATACCTACCATCTCTATCTCAAACCGGGAAAAGAGGTATTCGATCATTTTGGCGGCTTAAAAAAATTCATGTCGTATCAAAAGGCATTACTCACTGACTCAGGTGGGTTTCAGGTCTTTAGTCTGGCGAGTCTTTTTAAATTTGAAGACGATGGTGTTCGGTTTCAATCCCACATTGATGGAAGTTATCATAAATTCACGCCAGCCTCGGTCATTGACATGCAAAGGTCAATTGGCTCTGATATCATGATGGTTCTCGATGACTGTGCTCCTTATGGAAGCGATACCAAACGTTTAGAGCTCGCCTTGGATCGGACGCATCGTTGGGCCAAGGAATCCTATGAGTATTGGATGGAAAATCCAAATGGTCAAAATGTATTCCCAATTGTGCAGGGTGGTGTGAATGAAGCTCTTCGCCTGCGAAGTCTAGAAACTCTTCAAAACATAGATTTTCCTGGAATTGCCATCGGGGGCTTAAGTGTAGGGGAACCTAGACCAGAATACATTCGAATTTTAGAATGCATGGCTCCCCATTTAGACAAACGGAGACCAAGATACCTAATGGGAGTGGGAACTGTCGTTGATATCCTAGAAGGTGTGAAAAATGGGATTGATATGTTTGATTGTGTTTTGCCGACACGGAATGCTCGGAATGGTCAAGTTTTTACTTCCCATGGCAAAATCAATTTACGAAACGAATCGCACAGGTTGAGTGATTCTCCGATTGATCCAGAATGTGGATGTAAGGTCTGTCAAACGTATAGTCTTGGTTACATTCGCCACTTGCATAAGGTGAAGGAATTAACAGCGTTTTCTTTGTCTACCTACCATAATTTATATTTTATGCAAAGCTTCATGGAAAAGATGAGAAAAGCCATTGAAATTGGCAATTTTCGCCCCTTTTATGACCATTGGAAAAATTTGTTTGGTAGCTAA
- a CDS encoding alpha-amylase family glycosyl hydrolase, with protein sequence MPDPLISESNHLTEIHHWFASKNKKLILDFVPNHMAIDSPLVSKYPDYFLKADSNKEDKNTFLHPNGFRYCYGKDPYFDGWTDTIQWDFSNPEVETYHTQLLRKIAEQCDGVRCDMAMLPLPEVFEKTHGKKSVYDWQRVIRTIKKEFPEFRFYAEVYWGLEVTLRNQGFDATYDKSLYDALHNKDLHQTYDLISKNSELHYIRFLENHDEGRAEITFGDNAKTYFSLLSASPCTILFYDGQELGLTKKIPVQMIGIDEEKENQRTKEFYTRIFSVITNRSNDAKFSDVSYSEFHYLPIFARLITSQNQTELILWNFHKTTASGWIHYQEGITYQKELKDLVSGETFSQEKKEDGIYYKLEPNQLQWFTF encoded by the coding sequence GTGCCTGATCCATTAATCTCTGAATCAAATCACCTAACAGAAATTCATCACTGGTTTGCCTCAAAAAACAAAAAATTGATTCTGGACTTTGTCCCCAATCATATGGCAATTGATTCTCCTCTGGTTTCAAAGTATCCAGATTATTTTTTAAAAGCGGATTCGAACAAAGAAGACAAAAATACATTTTTACACCCCAATGGATTTCGTTACTGTTATGGAAAGGATCCTTATTTCGATGGCTGGACTGATACCATCCAATGGGATTTTTCAAATCCAGAGGTAGAAACCTACCATACTCAGTTATTACGAAAGATCGCCGAACAATGCGATGGTGTTCGGTGTGATATGGCAATGTTACCTCTTCCCGAAGTTTTCGAAAAAACACATGGAAAAAAGTCTGTGTATGATTGGCAAAGGGTAATCAGAACGATCAAAAAAGAATTTCCAGAGTTTCGGTTTTATGCAGAAGTCTATTGGGGTCTAGAAGTCACGCTTCGCAACCAAGGGTTTGATGCCACTTATGATAAAAGTCTATACGATGCACTACACAATAAGGATCTACATCAAACATACGATTTGATTTCAAAAAATTCCGAACTGCACTACATTCGGTTTTTAGAAAATCATGATGAAGGAAGAGCAGAAATCACATTCGGAGATAATGCAAAAACATACTTTAGTCTGTTATCTGCAAGCCCATGCACAATTTTATTTTATGACGGACAAGAGCTTGGGCTCACAAAAAAAATTCCTGTCCAAATGATTGGAATTGACGAGGAAAAGGAAAATCAAAGAACCAAGGAATTTTATACGAGAATATTTTCTGTGATTACCAACCGATCGAATGATGCAAAATTCAGTGACGTTTCTTATTCTGAATTTCACTATCTGCCTATCTTTGCACGTCTCATCACATCACAAAACCAAACAGAACTTATCCTTTGGAACTTTCATAAAACAACAGCCTCTGGATGGATTCACTACCAAGAGGGAATCACGTATCAGAAAGAACTGAAAGATTTAGTGAGCGGTGAGACTTTTTCCCAAGAAAAAAAAGAAGATGGAATTTATTACAAATTGGAACCCAACCAATTACAATGGTTTACTTTTTAA
- the nadC gene encoding carboxylating nicotinate-nucleotide diphosphorylase, giving the protein MNRGYTTPVTNISEKDFDALVELALEEDLPAGDITTDTLFSKEETCHAILLAKEEGVLCGLSVIPCLIQKTQAKVTWTKILEDGATITKGTVIGELEGSLASILKMERILLNFIQYLSGIATNAHRVSKEFPNLLILDTRKTLPGYRKLAKYAVYTGGGANHRLNLSEMAMLKDNHVAKAGSIFSAVNMVRKTNPGKKIELEIDELAQLNEAIEAKPDIILLDNFSEKDTEEAIRILKENAPEIRIECSGGITPEKLKFLSKFNGIGVSMGYLTHTVKFLDISLDIK; this is encoded by the coding sequence ATGAACCGAGGATACACAACTCCTGTCACGAATATTTCAGAGAAAGACTTTGATGCACTTGTAGAGCTTGCATTAGAGGAAGATTTACCAGCGGGAGATATTACAACTGATACTTTGTTTTCAAAAGAAGAAACCTGCCATGCCATTTTACTCGCAAAGGAAGAGGGAGTGCTTTGTGGTCTTTCCGTGATCCCTTGTCTCATTCAGAAAACCCAAGCAAAGGTCACTTGGACAAAGATTTTGGAAGATGGGGCAACGATAACGAAGGGAACTGTGATCGGTGAGTTGGAAGGTTCGCTTGCTTCGATTCTCAAGATGGAACGAATCTTACTAAATTTTATACAATATCTATCGGGAATTGCGACGAATGCCCATCGAGTTTCGAAAGAATTTCCTAACCTACTCATTCTCGATACAAGAAAGACTCTCCCAGGTTATAGAAAATTGGCCAAGTATGCTGTTTACACAGGAGGTGGTGCCAATCACAGGTTGAATCTTTCCGAGATGGCAATGTTAAAAGATAACCATGTGGCAAAGGCAGGAAGCATTTTCTCTGCGGTAAATATGGTGAGAAAAACAAATCCTGGTAAAAAAATCGAATTGGAAATAGATGAATTGGCTCAGTTGAATGAAGCAATTGAAGCAAAGCCAGACATCATTTTATTGGATAATTTTTCAGAAAAAGATACAGAAGAAGCGATTCGTATTTTAAAAGAGAATGCACCTGAAATTCGAATTGAATGTTCAGGTGGAATTACTCCAGAAAAACTAAAGTTTTTATCAAAATTTAATGGAATTGGAGTGAGTATGGGATACTTAACCCATACTGTTAAATTTTTGGATATCAGTTTGGATATAAAGTAA